The Bosea sp. 685 DNA window CATGACGCTAAAGCATGCTCAGAGCTTCCGCGCAGGCGGCAGCGCGACCCAGGCCTCGCCCTCCAGCACGGCCTTGCCGTCGACCAGGCATTCGCAGAACAGCCGAGCCCGCCTGCGCTCGGCCACCAGCTCCACCACCTCGACGCGGGCCGTGACGACATCGCCGATCTTGACCGGCGCAAGGAAGGTCAGGGTCTGCGAGAGATAGACCGCGCCCGGCCCCGGCAGGCGTGTGCCGAGCAGCGCCGAGACGAGGCTTGCGGTCAGCATGCCATGGGCGATGCGCTGGCCGAACTTGGTGCTGGCGGCATAGCGGTCGCAGAGATGGATCGGGTTCGCATCGCCCGAGAGATCCGCGAAAAGCGAGATGTCGCGCTCCATCACGGTACGCATCAGGCTCTCATTCTGCCCGATCGACAGATCCTCGAAGGCATGAACCTGATAAAGAGAGCTGGTCATCGTCCTGGCGGTCCCGGTGCTCCAGGCCAGCAGCTCGGCGCGGCCCGTTCTATCTCGCATCTGCGAAAGCCTGTCACAGCCGCCCGGTTTCGACCATTGAACTTTGGTGATCGCCGGCCATTGCAGCCGGCGGAACGGCAAATGCCGTTGGGTCACTTCGGCATTGGATTAACCGCTTTGAAACGCCGCAGGCCTAAGACAGTCGATCCATGGCCGCCCGCTAGAGACGGCACGCGGCCTGGGTATCGCCCCGCCCTGCGAATTTGATGCTTGGAGCACCATAATGGCTCTCGACCCCTCCATGCCGATCCTGGTGGTCGATGATTATCAGACCATGGTCCGAATCATCCGCAATCTCCTGAAGCAGCTCGGCTTTGAGAATGTCGACGATGCGTCCGACGGCTCCGCGGCGATCGCCAAGATGCGCGACAAGAAATACGGGCTGGTGATCTCGGACTGGAACATGGAGCCGATGACCGGGTTCGAATTGCTGCGCCGCGTGCGCGAGGAAGATGCGCTGTCGCAGACGCCGTTCATCATCGTGACCGCCGAATCCAAGACCGAAAACGTCATCGCCGCCAAGAAGGCCGGCGTGAACAACTACATCGTCAAGCCGTTCAACGCTCAGACGCTGAAGACCAAGATCGAATCGGTCTGCGCCGCCTGAGCGCGCTCCACCCCTGAGCCCTCATCCTGAGGAGCCACGAAGTGGCGTCTCGAAGGATGCTCCAGGAGGTTCCGGAAACAACGGGAACACCCCTTCGGGACTAAGCCTGCGGCGCTCCTCAGGATGAGGGCTGCATAGAGGCCGCCTTCTGGCTCCGCCCTCTCACCACACCAGATGCGGCAATGCGTAGTCCGGCCGGTGGCTCTGCTCGGCGAACCAATCATGCCTGTGCTCCCAGGACGCTTCGAGCAGGTCCTGCGCATGGATCCCGGCCAGCACCATGACGCTCGTCGCGCCAAAGCCGTTGGCTCCGGCGATGTCGGTACGGATCGCATCGCCGATGCCGCAGATGCGTGATCGCTCGACGGCTGCGCCACGCTCCCGCTCCATGATCGCGACCGCCATCTCGTAGATCGGCTGGTGCGGCTTGCCGGCATAGATGACCTTGCCGCCGGCCTCTTCATAGGCGAGCGCGATCGAGCCCGCGCAAGGCACGATGCGCCCTCCCCGGTCGACCACCAGATCGGGATTGGCACAGATCAGGGTGAGGTCGCGCCGGGCGAAGTCGGCCAGCATGCCGGCATAGCTCCCGGCCGTCTCGGTCTCGTCGTCGAACAGGCCGGTGCAGAGCACGTAATTCGCCTCCGCCGGCCCGACGCGCGGAGCATCAAGCCCCGCGACCAGCGGCAGGTCGCGGTCGGGGCCGAGCATGAAGACAGGCTCGCCGGCGCGCTCCTGGATCAAGGCACGGCAGACATCGCCGGAGGTCACGATCGCGTCCCAGGCGTCCTTGGGCACGTTGAACCCGGCGAGCTGGCGCTCGATCTCGGCGCGCGGGCGCGGCGCATTGGTGACGAGGACGACGAAGACGCCGCGCTGCCTTGCAGCAACCAGCGCCTCGACGGCGCCGCGATGCGCCACGACGCCGTTATGAACCACGCCCCAGACATCGCAGAGGCAGAGATCGAACTGGTCGGCGAT harbors:
- a CDS encoding TIGR01459 family HAD-type hydrolase, which encodes MPPPKSEATTALTGFSEIADQFDLCLCDVWGVVHNGVVAHRGAVEALVAARQRGVFVVLVTNAPRPRAEIERQLAGFNVPKDAWDAIVTSGDVCRALIQERAGEPVFMLGPDRDLPLVAGLDAPRVGPAEANYVLCTGLFDDETETAGSYAGMLADFARRDLTLICANPDLVVDRGGRIVPCAGSIALAYEEAGGKVIYAGKPHQPIYEMAVAIMERERGAAVERSRICGIGDAIRTDIAGANGFGATSVMVLAGIHAQDLLEASWEHRHDWFAEQSHRPDYALPHLVW
- a CDS encoding MaoC family dehydratase, translated to MTSSLYQVHAFEDLSIGQNESLMRTVMERDISLFADLSGDANPIHLCDRYAASTKFGQRIAHGMLTASLVSALLGTRLPGPGAVYLSQTLTFLAPVKIGDVVTARVEVVELVAERRRARLFCECLVDGKAVLEGEAWVALPPARKL
- a CDS encoding response regulator, whose amino-acid sequence is MALDPSMPILVVDDYQTMVRIIRNLLKQLGFENVDDASDGSAAIAKMRDKKYGLVISDWNMEPMTGFELLRRVREEDALSQTPFIIVTAESKTENVIAAKKAGVNNYIVKPFNAQTLKTKIESVCAA